In Mucilaginibacter celer, one DNA window encodes the following:
- a CDS encoding flavin monoamine oxidase family protein: MENTDIIIIGAGAAGLMAARTLAKAGKNVVLLEARNRLGGRIHTLENGTSLQHAELGAEFIHGDLPITQGLLNEAGIKYNSASASMWNYEDGKFAAEGHVIEHWEEFMERIMQLKHDTNLEDFILQEFPGEKYAGLRESVRGYVAGYDNADPKKASAFSIRKEWQNEHEDAQYRIEGGYRMLIQYLADEFKQAGGHIFTNAVAKDIDWGQYHVTVSTDIGITYQARQLLVAMPLGLLQAEPGLKATISFDPPVDYYTNALKSLGFGAVIKVLLEFDEAFWYNDEMRQMTGADLEDMGFLFTAEAIPVWWTQMPVHRPLLTGWLGGPPAAEHLNTSDEDMLLLALGSISNVFKIDLEKLKEKLLTWNVMNWTADPFSRGSYSYDTVETAEARKILSHPIGDTLFFAGEYLYEGTAMGTVEAALTSGLRAAEMLLEYK; the protein is encoded by the coding sequence ATGGAAAATACCGATATCATCATTATAGGTGCCGGCGCAGCTGGCTTAATGGCTGCGCGCACGTTGGCCAAAGCAGGCAAAAATGTAGTATTACTTGAAGCACGCAACCGCCTCGGCGGTCGCATTCACACACTTGAAAACGGCACCTCGCTGCAACACGCCGAACTGGGCGCCGAGTTTATCCACGGCGATCTGCCAATTACACAAGGACTGCTTAATGAAGCCGGTATTAAGTACAATTCTGCTTCAGCATCGATGTGGAACTATGAAGACGGAAAATTTGCTGCCGAAGGCCATGTTATTGAACACTGGGAGGAGTTTATGGAACGTATTATGCAATTAAAGCATGATACAAATCTGGAGGATTTTATACTACAGGAATTTCCGGGCGAGAAGTATGCCGGTCTGCGCGAATCGGTACGCGGATATGTAGCCGGATATGATAATGCCGATCCTAAAAAGGCCAGCGCATTTTCTATACGTAAAGAATGGCAAAATGAACACGAGGACGCCCAATACCGTATAGAAGGCGGCTATCGCATGTTAATCCAATACCTCGCCGATGAGTTTAAACAGGCCGGAGGGCATATTTTTACAAATGCCGTGGCCAAAGACATCGACTGGGGGCAATATCATGTTACCGTAAGCACGGATATCGGCATCACCTACCAGGCCCGCCAACTCCTGGTTGCCATGCCACTGGGTTTACTGCAGGCAGAACCCGGTTTGAAAGCGACCATTAGTTTTGATCCGCCGGTTGATTATTATACCAACGCGCTAAAATCGCTCGGCTTTGGCGCAGTGATTAAAGTGCTGCTTGAATTTGATGAAGCCTTTTGGTACAACGACGAAATGCGGCAAATGACCGGGGCCGACCTGGAAGACATGGGTTTCCTCTTCACAGCAGAAGCCATACCGGTATGGTGGACACAAATGCCCGTACACCGCCCATTGCTTACCGGCTGGCTTGGCGGCCCTCCCGCAGCCGAGCATTTAAACACCAGCGATGAAGATATGCTGCTGTTGGCCCTGGGTTCCATCTCCAATGTTTTTAAGATAGATCTTGAAAAACTAAAAGAAAAGCTATTAACCTGGAATGTAATGAACTGGACGGCCGACCCGTTTTCGCGCGGATCATACAGCTACGATACTGTGGAAACTGCTGAAGCGCGGAAAATATTAAGCCATCCGATAGGTGATACACTATTTTTTGCAGGGGAATATTTGTATGAGGGAACTGCAATGGGAACTGTTGAAGCAGCGTTGACAAGTGGGTTGAGGGCAGCGGAGATGTTGTTGGAGTATAAGTAA
- a CDS encoding RES family NAD+ phosphorylase, with product MILYRIVKCSYANDLSGTGARLYGGRWNSEGRAMLYTASSRALAVLEVLVHLQPLIVPDNFCLTEIAVPDGEVATIDIDLLPVNWQDVDPPLILRSFGDAFLKKQEHLLMKVPSSVVPDEYNYLLNPLHPDAGKVKLIKQQSFRFDERLF from the coding sequence ATGATACTATATCGTATTGTTAAATGCAGTTACGCCAATGATTTGAGTGGCACAGGTGCGCGGTTATACGGAGGGCGATGGAACAGCGAGGGTAGGGCGATGTTATATACCGCATCATCAAGGGCGCTTGCCGTGCTTGAGGTATTGGTGCATTTGCAACCGTTAATTGTTCCGGATAATTTTTGCCTTACCGAAATTGCAGTGCCTGATGGCGAGGTTGCCACAATTGATATCGATCTGCTGCCGGTCAACTGGCAGGATGTAGATCCCCCTTTGATTTTGCGCAGCTTTGGAGACGCCTTTTTAAAAAAACAGGAACACCTTTTGATGAAGGTGCCATCATCTGTAGTGCCTGATGAATATAATTATTTGCTTAATCCGCTTCACCCCGATGCTGGTAAAGTTAAACTTATCAAACAGCAGTCGTTTCGTTTTGATGAACGGCTGTTTTGA
- the parS gene encoding type II RES/Xre toxin-antitoxin system antitoxin, whose amino-acid sequence MSYKPKPDKENLLHEPMVAYGVQRPVFSVYDLLVGSRHSNPSSGFDIINLARKGFPKSVLVSFAKKISLNIQELAGILHISERTLQRYEDDAIIKTEYAEKAVELARLYTRGEEVFGSMDKFKIWIKTPSVIFRGEAPVTILDTSAGFDMVFKELGRIEHGIFA is encoded by the coding sequence ATGTCGTATAAGCCAAAGCCCGATAAGGAGAATCTGTTGCATGAGCCCATGGTAGCTTATGGAGTGCAGCGCCCCGTGTTTTCTGTTTATGATTTGTTAGTTGGTTCCAGGCATTCAAATCCGTCTTCGGGTTTTGATATTATTAACCTGGCCCGCAAAGGCTTCCCAAAAAGCGTTTTGGTTTCCTTTGCAAAAAAGATATCGCTTAACATCCAGGAACTTGCGGGCATATTGCATATCTCAGAGCGCACTTTGCAGCGCTATGAAGATGATGCCATTATTAAAACTGAATACGCCGAAAAGGCCGTTGAGTTAGCCCGTTTGTATACTCGTGGCGAAGAAGTTTTCGGTTCGATGGATAAATTCAAGATCTGGATAAAAACGCCTTCGGTTATTTTTCGCGGTGAGGCACCTGTTACTATTCTGGATACATCTGCAGGCTTTGATATGGTATTTAAAGAACTGGGGCGCATTGAACACGGTATTTTTGCCTGA
- a CDS encoding glycosyl hydrolase family 8 has protein sequence MNLTILKPTRNCVRVSIALILLLMVDGLHAQTVLRPFPQHVVYTSGSIKPNHLSQKQLDTQVELFYNQWKARYIKPGCDKQQFYVWFEKPGKECVSEGQGYGMIITALMAGYDKQAKAIYDGLYNYYKVHPASRSSYLMAWAQGKNCKSLDGSAATDGDMDIAYSLLLADKQWGSKGTINYLQEAKKLLAAIMRYEINQVSYSVLLSDGSEGDSKDYYDMRSSDFMPANVKAFEGSVNTGEWEKVIDNNYALFNSLQKNYSPDAGLVPDFIQGINKKARPAKPNYLESKYDGYYNYNACRVPWRVGADYLLYGDKRAKLFVDKINHWIKETTESHPDNISAGYTLEGNDIKGRYFEALSFIAPFTVAAMVDKGNQQWLNKLWDYLLAFKLRDYDYYDNSIKMLNMIIVSGNYWKVE, from the coding sequence ATGAATTTGACAATCTTGAAACCTACCAGGAACTGCGTGCGGGTTAGTATCGCGCTGATTTTATTATTGATGGTGGATGGCCTCCATGCTCAAACAGTATTGAGGCCGTTCCCACAGCATGTTGTTTATACATCGGGTAGCATCAAACCTAATCATCTATCTCAAAAACAGTTGGATACGCAGGTTGAACTGTTTTACAACCAGTGGAAAGCGCGTTACATTAAACCCGGTTGCGATAAACAGCAATTTTATGTTTGGTTCGAGAAACCGGGCAAAGAATGCGTATCCGAAGGGCAGGGATACGGCATGATTATCACCGCGCTGATGGCTGGTTATGATAAACAAGCCAAAGCCATTTACGACGGATTGTACAATTACTACAAAGTACATCCAGCAAGCAGATCGTCGTACTTAATGGCTTGGGCGCAAGGCAAAAACTGCAAAAGCCTTGACGGAAGCGCTGCTACAGATGGTGATATGGATATAGCCTATTCGCTGTTGTTGGCCGATAAACAATGGGGAAGTAAGGGGACAATCAACTACCTGCAAGAGGCTAAAAAACTATTAGCTGCCATTATGCGGTACGAGATAAACCAGGTTAGCTATTCGGTATTGCTGAGCGATGGCAGCGAGGGCGATAGCAAAGATTATTACGATATGCGCTCATCCGATTTTATGCCCGCTAATGTCAAAGCTTTTGAGGGATCTGTAAACACAGGGGAATGGGAAAAGGTGATCGATAATAACTATGCGCTTTTCAACTCTCTCCAAAAAAATTATAGTCCCGATGCCGGTTTAGTACCCGATTTTATACAGGGTATCAATAAAAAAGCCCGCCCCGCTAAACCAAACTATCTTGAATCGAAATATGATGGTTATTACAACTACAATGCCTGCCGTGTTCCATGGCGGGTAGGCGCCGATTATTTATTGTATGGCGATAAGCGCGCTAAGCTATTTGTGGATAAGATAAACCATTGGATAAAGGAAACTACAGAGAGTCACCCGGATAATATTTCGGCAGGATATACGCTGGAGGGTAATGATATTAAAGGCCGGTATTTTGAGGCTTTAAGTTTTATAGCGCCGTTTACGGTGGCTGCTATGGTTGATAAAGGTAATCAGCAATGGTTAAATAAGCTTTGGGATTATCTGCTGGCTTTTAAATTGAGGGACTACGATTATTATGATAACAGTATTAAAATGCTGAATATGATTATTGTAAGTGGGAATTATTGGAAGGTGGAATAA
- a CDS encoding PH domain-containing protein: MIEKFLTEEQDPKAVEKVYSRLVDLLSTGEEIIYIAVQKKPLVNLFPDCIAITNKRVLFFTPANLGLSIKFVDFVWKDIVDVHTKEEIIGAVFSVRTTGGAEMAVDYLPKVQGRKLYQYAQERKEVEREARRQRELEQKRAESGAIQLENSPARAAFVAPASPQPFASSQPNGYTAPAAPVTPPAPVAAPAPIVQETPAPAAPQKTDELTEKLKKLKLLFDNGLISQEDYNAKKLDLLSDF, encoded by the coding sequence ATGATTGAGAAATTTTTAACCGAGGAACAGGATCCTAAAGCAGTTGAAAAGGTTTATTCACGTTTGGTTGATCTGTTATCAACCGGCGAGGAGATCATTTATATCGCCGTACAGAAAAAACCGCTTGTAAACCTTTTTCCGGATTGTATAGCCATAACCAACAAACGCGTGTTGTTTTTTACCCCGGCCAACCTGGGTTTATCCATCAAGTTTGTTGATTTTGTTTGGAAAGATATTGTAGACGTGCATACTAAGGAAGAGATTATAGGTGCAGTATTCAGCGTACGTACCACCGGTGGTGCGGAAATGGCGGTAGATTACCTGCCCAAAGTACAAGGCCGCAAACTTTACCAATACGCCCAGGAACGTAAGGAAGTTGAACGCGAAGCCCGTCGCCAGCGCGAACTTGAGCAAAAACGTGCCGAGTCGGGAGCAATCCAGTTGGAAAACTCGCCCGCCCGCGCCGCCTTTGTGGCCCCGGCATCGCCACAGCCATTTGCATCATCTCAGCCAAATGGATATACCGCGCCGGCTGCCCCGGTAACTCCGCCTGCGCCGGTTGCAGCACCAGCGCCAATTGTACAGGAAACGCCCGCACCAGCTGCACCTCAAAAAACCGATGAGCTTACCGAGAAATTGAAGAAACTGAAATTACTTTTTGATAACGGCCTGATATCTCAGGAAGATTATAACGCTAAGAAATTAGATTTGTTAAGTGATTTTTAA